In the genome of Paenibacillus pabuli, the window CGCCTCCAGACCAAACAGCCCCTCTCCGGAATTGACCTTGTACTTTACGTCCATTCCTTTCAAGTGCAGACACCCGGTGATTACAGGCTTATACAGCGTGTACTGAAGCGTTTCGGAATGGAACATGTACCTTTCTATGGCATATCCCAGATGAACTGCGCTTCGTCGATAGCGGCTCTTCAATGGCTGGAACGTCTTTCACAAACACAGCCTCACATTCAGAATGTGCTGCTTGTTTGTGCCGATCAATTCAATTTTCTGCCTCCCGAATGGCGCTATCTACGCAAATCGGCAATCCTGGGCGATTCCGCCGTAGCCGTTCTGTTAAGTAGGAATAGTCATCAGCACGTCGTTCAGGCGACACATATTTTTCGGGATACCCGTTTTCATACGGGCTATCACGCCACCGCGGATGAGATCACGGCATTTAATCGATTGTATGTGGATTATATCATTCAAGGCATGGAAGAGCTGCTGTCCAAGGAAGGCCTGACTCTTCAGGATGTGGATCATATCTTTCCTCATAATGTCAACTGGACGACCTGGAAGGAATTCTCGCGAAGAACGGGGTTCGAGCAGGAGCGGATCTATCTGGATAACATTCAGCGAATCGGCCATACCTTCTCCACGGATCCGTTTATTAATTTGAACTCCGGACTGGAACAGGACTGGGTTTGCAGGAAGGGACGCTCTGTCATGGTTAGTATTGGACTGGGCAGCTTTTTTGGTTTTGCATTGGTGGGGCATGGAGAATAAGAAGAACGAGTGAACAGGAGGGGTGGCAATGCATGTCATTGAATTCCAGGGTGCGGGGGCGAGATCCGTGGGCCTGCAAGCGGCAGGTGAACCTGTTGCTCCAATCTCAAAATTGTTGGAGGATGCAACTGTGCGGTGGAACGATCGTCCCGTGCTTTTGGCTGCAGGGGCATACATGCTGGCGACAGCCAGTCTGGTTGAACAAGAGCCTATAATTTGGCATGAAGCTGCAAGGGGGCTGTACCGTTGGGATCAGTTACGTGTGGTGCTTGTGCAGGATCGGATGCTTGAGCCTTCCCGGATTCAGTTATACCGTGTACAGCTCAATCCGCTTACCGAGCCTCAGGAGTCCCAGGAGTCCCACGAGTCCGGTAATGATAAGGGATCGACGACCTGGGACGACACTTTGAGAACAAGGTTGCTTCAATTTCGAGCCGAATTGTGCAAGGCTGGTTTGGAGCAGATGCGCAGACATCTGTCCGGTCGCATATCCGGCGGTCAGTCCACCCTTCAGCATCAACTGGTAAAAGGCATAGTCGCCGATGTTTTGACAACGCTTTACATGGCGGAAACGCTGCCTCAAGACCAATACCTGTCAGCGAAGCCAGACCTTCCGTTACGCCGGGTCCACGAGTGGATTCATCGGGAATTGGATGAGGCTTTCAGACAGATTCAGCGTTTGGGTGGAGGCTTTGGATTTTTGAGACAGGGTGTATCTTCCTATATATATACAGGCCAACTGGTGAAAAACATGCTGTTAACAGGCGAGGAGGATTATTGATGATTACACCGTCAACCATTGCGGTTTTTGAGCATGTCATGAAAGAGTACGCTGCGGAACTGCGCGATGTCGGTCTTGTAATTGACCGTGAGCCTGAACGGATCCATGAATTTTTGCATTTGCCTTCGATGAGGGCCATTAATCATATGATGATTCCACCGGAGTATGGCGGTCAACCGATCGTAACCATAGGCAATGAACGATATTATGGACTCTCCTCCCTGGAGAGGGTGATCACCATTGAGAAGTTGGCCATAGGGGATGCCGGAGCTTTTCTGGGCGGACCGGGTCCTTCGATGTCCAGCATTGTCATGATGGATCTCGCCGATGAGGAACAGAAGGAACGTTTTTATAGCCATTTTCTGAAGGGCGCGTCATGGGCCTTTTTTGCCATGTCAGAGCCGGAAAAGGGCTCGGATGCCACGGACATAGGTACACGTATCACTCGTCATCCCGGCGGGGAAATGGAGCTGAATGGCCATAAAATCTATATCGGTAATGGAAGCCGTGCACGGGTCGGACTTGTATTTGCCCAAACCAATCGAACACCTCTCGGCATTCAGATCGCGCTTGTCGATCCCGCGCTGAAGGGCTTTACGGCGACCCCGCTGGATACGATGGGACTCTGTGCGCTGCAGATCAGTCATTTGAAGTTTGATGGCTTCCCGCTGGAAGAGAAGGATATCCTCGGTCGTCATCTTAGTCCTACCAAGCGGGGATTATGGGGAGCACTGCGTACATTCCATCGCATGCGCCCGAGCGTAGCAGCGTTGGCGCTTGGTGTTGCACAGGCTGCGTACGATTATGTACTGGAGCACAGATCCATTTTCAAGGAGCGGGAGAAGATGAAACTGGAGAGAATGGAGATGCGTCTGCATTCGCTTCGCAGCATGATTCGCAATGCGGCTGCAGAGATTGATCATGATGCCCAGAAAGGATATCTGGCTTCTCTTAGCAAAATTCGCGCAGCTGCGCTGGCCGAGGAAGCGACGGAATTGGCACTGGGCATGATGGGACCCGGTTCCATGATGGAACATCCCTTGCTGAACAAATGGTATCGCGATGCCAGAGCCTTTGAGTTTATGGAAGGGACAACGTCCATTCAGAAAATCAATGTGTTCCAAGCCTATGCCAACGGGAAGATGCAGCATGCCTGATACCTTTCACAATGCTGGCATCGACTCCATTTATGTGGATCATATCTGCTGGTTAACCGCGGAGGATCATCTATATACCCTGGACTGGCCAACGCCAGATGATTATTTTTACGTTTCTCCACACATATATATGGAAGATCACTATTATGGTCGCGTGGCAACGCTGACCCGTTCACTCATGGCAGATGGGAAGCGCCTGACTGCTGGTGATTTTGCGCTCATGGTGATGGAACGGTTATCTACGAAGGCGCACTGGGACTGGATGGTTTTTGCACAGACTTGTCCCGAGCGTCATGCTCTGAATGCCCCGCTTGCCCGTATGCTCGAAACGGCAGCCTGGCATGTTGATTATCCCCTTGGGTTGTCACATATGGGTGCGCTGGCCGGTACTGAAGCCATTCAGGCGGCTCAGTGGAGCATATGTCGGAAGGAGCGTGCTGCCATTGTACTGGTGGAACAGCGGGTACTTCATGACGATGATCAGACCGGGTACGGACTGAAAACCGAGGAGCTCGGCGATACGGCCGATATGGCGGTTGCCCTTCAGGCGTGCGCTGATCAAGGCGCATTACAGGTAAGCTATGCCGGGAAAAGGATCATTCAGTCGAGCCAAGCCGATTCTTTCACCTCCGAGGTCTTGGGTATTATCCGTGAACTGATGAATGGCTGGACAGCTGAACATATTATTCTTCAGTCGAAGCTGGGGCTGCACATGAGCGGCGGTTCCATTTTGCATATTGGCCCTGCCAAGACGGTTTGCGTGCCACATGCAGATTATCAGAGCGGGGATGTGTGGATACAGCTGGCGGATAAACTGCAGCGAGGCGTGATCAAACCGGGAGAAAGGGCTGTGCTCGTCTCGTGGGACGGCGATCGTTTGATATCGGCTTGCTGTGTATACGTGATCCATCTGCCGCTGCTCAGCAGAATTGAAATAAATCAGGAAATCAGGACATCGTGAATTGTGGAGGTGAATCACTATGCAAGGGATCGATTATACGGCCGGTTCGATCCATCGTTTACTGTTACGAACTGCCGTTCCGATGCTGCTTGCTTCGCTGGTCAATGTAGTTACGCAACTGGCCAACGTCTTTTTCATGGGACATACGAGCCAGAGTGTTCTCTATGTTCTGTCGCTGTACATTCCGGTTTCCTTCGTTATGATTGCGATCATTGAAGCGATGCAGCTCTCGGTTCAGGTGGCGGTGGCACGCAGTCGTGCCGGAGGTTCACAGGCTTTTACACAGTTATTTGTCCATATGATGGGCAGTGCAGTGCTGCTTGCGATCCTTACGGGCGGCATTGTGATGCTTTTGGCACCTGCGCTGTCGTGGTTTTATGCCGTGCCTGCAGATATTGCTCCCATGTTTACGCTGTACGTGGGGGGCATGATGATCGCGAGCGTCCCGGCTGTTCTCGCTGCAGTAAGTGGCGCGGCTCTCCGGGGGCTGGGTCGGGCGCAAGCTGCTTCGTGGAATTCGGTAGGCGTGGCAATCCTGAATATTTCGCTTGTGTATATATTTGTATCCATATTCGGACTAAACCTGAAAGGGATCGTGTATGCCAACTTGATCTCATCAACATTATCCTTGGTCATCTCCCTGTTAATTCTGTTCATTCGCAAAGAAGTAGTTATGGAACGCATTGTTTTTGCTAAAAAGCATTTTGTTGCCCTCAGGCATGTAGGGATTCCCGTTTTCATCTCATACTGCATGATTTTTCTAAGTACCTTTTTCTTCAATAAAATCGTTAGCCACTTTGGCGAAGGTGCGGTTGCCGGTTTTGGTGTTGGTTATCGAATCCAGACGATGGCGATTCTGCCTGGCATTGTAATTGGTTCGGCTATTGGCATCATGATCAATCATAATCTGCAGTCGCCCCATCGACCAAGAGCTTACGCAAGTTACCGTCAAGGACTGCTGCAATCCTTCGCTCTCTATGCAGTTCTTGCTACTGCAATCTGGGTATGGAGAGAACCGCTTACTGCATTCCTGATTGAAGACGCGGCATCTCGTGCGGAAGCCGCACTTTATCTTTCTGTGGTTGCTCTTTCCTATATTGGCATGGGCCCGATGATGACCACGTTGCTTACGATGGAACAGAGCGGGCGCGGGTATCAGGCCATGTTTCTTAATGCAATATATTTTCTGCTCATTATCTTATTCGGTTGGGGACTGACTCGTCTGTTTAATCATGTTATTTATTTCTATGGCGTTATTGCTGGCATGAACGTTATAGGCATGTCTTTCTTCCTGCCTTTCATGCGGAGGTTAAAGCGGGATTATGTAGAGCCGTCAGCATACGAGACAGGGATGACAGAGCAAGAAGCAGCTCTTTCCAATTAGGGATATTCCACATAGACTTGACTCTAAACACGTACAGGAGGATCTTGCATGAAACATTCCGAACCTGCATATCTCATACGTCGCATCGGAGATACATGGATTGCTGCGGATGAGACATTCAGCCAGTTCTATGAACTTGAGCCTGAGCACACGCTGGAGCCGCGATTTCCTCCGGATTTGCCGGGGATTGAACCCCCGGAGGTCCCTTTTTTTTTGTATGAGCCACGTATTGGACAGCAGGTGCCCAAACTCTGTATCGTGGGCATTCCCTACTCCGGTGGAACAAGCTTGGAGCATTCCTCCGTATCCGGATTTGCGCATGCATTACGTACAGAATCGTATAAGAAAATATTGTATCCGTCATTAAAAGAATCAGGGAATTCGGGATTATATGATATCGGAAATGGAATGCGCTTGCTTGAAGACGTAATCATGCAGGATTGGGGTTCTTGCCTTATGGATGAAACGGATAATCCTGCAGAACTGCCCTATATAAGAGGGATTGTCTCAGCTCTGGAGCATGCCAGAGAACATCAGGCGTTGCTGTGCTGCATAGGCGGTGATCATTCGATAACACATGGTGTGCTTCAACGGATGCCGAAGGCTGCAGGCAGCCGCAGGATTCTGGTTCAATTCGATGCGCATCATGATTGCGGCATTGATGCGATTCATCA includes:
- a CDS encoding MATE family efflux transporter, which translates into the protein MQGIDYTAGSIHRLLLRTAVPMLLASLVNVVTQLANVFFMGHTSQSVLYVLSLYIPVSFVMIAIIEAMQLSVQVAVARSRAGGSQAFTQLFVHMMGSAVLLAILTGGIVMLLAPALSWFYAVPADIAPMFTLYVGGMMIASVPAVLAAVSGAALRGLGRAQAASWNSVGVAILNISLVYIFVSIFGLNLKGIVYANLISSTLSLVISLLILFIRKEVVMERIVFAKKHFVALRHVGIPVFISYCMIFLSTFFFNKIVSHFGEGAVAGFGVGYRIQTMAILPGIVIGSAIGIMINHNLQSPHRPRAYASYRQGLLQSFALYAVLATAIWVWREPLTAFLIEDAASRAEAALYLSVVALSYIGMGPMMTTLLTMEQSGRGYQAMFLNAIYFLLIILFGWGLTRLFNHVIYFYGVIAGMNVIGMSFFLPFMRRLKRDYVEPSAYETGMTEQEAALSN
- a CDS encoding 3-oxoacyl-[acyl-carrier-protein] synthase III C-terminal domain-containing protein; the protein is MAFGIVDIGVYLPEEIQQPEEVLAALELGTGELQFLRKCHHLEGVPVTEPSQMLDDTITLAVERLQTKQPLSGIDLVLYVHSFQVQTPGDYRLIQRVLKRFGMEHVPFYGISQMNCASSIAALQWLERLSQTQPHIQNVLLVCADQFNFLPPEWRYLRKSAILGDSAVAVLLSRNSHQHVVQATHIFRDTRFHTGYHATADEITAFNRLYVDYIIQGMEELLSKEGLTLQDVDHIFPHNVNWTTWKEFSRRTGFEQERIYLDNIQRIGHTFSTDPFINLNSGLEQDWVCRKGRSVMVSIGLGSFFGFALVGHGE
- a CDS encoding arginase family protein codes for the protein MKHSEPAYLIRRIGDTWIAADETFSQFYELEPEHTLEPRFPPDLPGIEPPEVPFFLYEPRIGQQVPKLCIVGIPYSGGTSLEHSSVSGFAHALRTESYKKILYPSLKESGNSGLYDIGNGMRLLEDVIMQDWGSCLMDETDNPAELPYIRGIVSALEHAREHQALLCCIGGDHSITHGVLQRMPKAAGSRRILVQFDAHHDCGIDAIHQELPSHSNFIRHLLEDGTVEAVVQIGLRGLRSADQMYRHPGLMQISAEQMTPEKVRSVLNEVRERYDIDSAYLTFDLDCLDPGSFPYVDFPIGGGPTWQNIRNCVVAALEVPLPYLGMDMVEGQGVQSDRHIPGQYELALRMLAYMLDGLDRNRRQFASPVDGDAVREGILSGTGSFMNNGTKETR
- a CDS encoding acyl-CoA dehydrogenase family protein, giving the protein MITPSTIAVFEHVMKEYAAELRDVGLVIDREPERIHEFLHLPSMRAINHMMIPPEYGGQPIVTIGNERYYGLSSLERVITIEKLAIGDAGAFLGGPGPSMSSIVMMDLADEEQKERFYSHFLKGASWAFFAMSEPEKGSDATDIGTRITRHPGGEMELNGHKIYIGNGSRARVGLVFAQTNRTPLGIQIALVDPALKGFTATPLDTMGLCALQISHLKFDGFPLEEKDILGRHLSPTKRGLWGALRTFHRMRPSVAALALGVAQAAYDYVLEHRSIFKEREKMKLERMEMRLHSLRSMIRNAAAEIDHDAQKGYLASLSKIRAAALAEEATELALGMMGPGSMMEHPLLNKWYRDARAFEFMEGTTSIQKINVFQAYANGKMQHA